The genomic segment CGGGGCGCCTGGAAGGCGAGATCGAGCTTCGCCACGTCGGCTTCCAGTATGGCAACCGCCCGGTGCTCCAGGACGTGCAGCTCGCGATTCGGCCGGGAGAGATGATCGGGCTGGTCGGTCCGAGCGGCTCGGGCAAGAGCACGCTGGTGAACCTGGTGTGCCGCTTCTACGACGTGAACGAGGGGGTGGTGCTGGTGGACGGCCAGGACATTCGCACGTTCGCCCTGGAAGAGTACCGCCGCCACATCGGCCTCGTTTTGCAGGAGCCCTTCCTGTTTTACGGCACGATCGCCGAAAACATCGCTTACGGGCGTCACGACGCCAGCCGCGCCGAGATTATCGCCGCCGCGCGTGCGGCCCGCGCGCACGAGTTCATCCTGCGGCTGCCCGACGGGTACGACTCGATCGTCGGCGAGCGCGGCCAGA from the Pirellulales bacterium genome contains:
- a CDS encoding ATP-binding cassette domain-containing protein, producing the protein GRLEGEIELRHVGFQYGNRPVLQDVQLAIRPGEMIGLVGPSGSGKSTLVNLVCRFYDVNEGVVLVDGQDIRTFALEEYRRHIGLVLQEPFLFYGTIAENIAYGRHDASRAEIIAAARAARAHEFILRLPDGYDSIVGERGQKLSGGERQRISIARALLIDPKILILDEATSAVDTETEREIQLALDNLIRGRTTIAIAHRLSTLRRADRIVVLEHGKIVEIGQHDDLLAQQGAYARLHRAQLELAGEL